From the genome of Candidatus Polarisedimenticolia bacterium, one region includes:
- the topA gene encoding type I DNA topoisomerase: MKKSLVIVESPAKAKTINKFLGRNFTVKASMGHVRDLPKKSLGVDEKKDFKPTYEILPGRKKVMDELKKAAGTAEKVYLAPDPDREGEAICWHLAEVLKKTNKNLHRVMFNEITKRAVQHGMDHPQKIDSNKVDAQQARRILDRLVGYKVSPLLWDKVRRGLSAGRVQSVALRIVVEREREIQAFKPEEYWTLGALLEAKEPPPFEARLAKIGDRKADLKTQAETDATVASLKGADFVVRSVESKEKKKNPVPPFITSKLQQDASRKLGFTVRKTMTLAQRLYEGMDLGDLGTVGLITYMRTDSTRIAPEAMQEVRDYIVKAHGPEFLPEEPRYFKTAKMTQGAHEAIRPTSMDLTPDLVKKYLQKDEFLLYSLIWNRFVASQMKQAVFDVTTADIEAGPCVFRATGSTMKFAGYLAVYQDIVEKSRKDSPDAPEEDDASRALPPLAEGERLKLQKLDPKQHFTQPPPRFTEASLVKEMEENGIGRPSTYATILSTLQTRDYVEKVEGKFVPTELGLTVTDLLVQHFADILDVKYTARMEEELDEIEEGRLDYVDALKGFNKQFSKDLKAATANMENIKKMEEPTDRTCEKCGKPMVIKWGRYGRFMACSGYPDCKNTQEITTVVNGNGGKAGTAAGGAVETPAIPEVHGTCEKCGSAMVLRKGRFGPFIACSAYPKCRNTKKIAMDREGKITVTKKPDRILEEKCPQCGKPLAVKDGRFGEFTACSNYPECKYIKLKEVGLDCPRDGCGGRIVERRSRRGRVFFGCNNYPKCDFVTWYRPVAERCPSCGNPYVLEKITKKDGTTLFCDHEGCGYKKAVNS; the protein is encoded by the coding sequence TTGAAGAAGTCGCTGGTCATCGTCGAGTCGCCGGCCAAGGCGAAAACGATCAACAAGTTTCTCGGCAGGAACTTCACCGTCAAGGCCTCGATGGGCCACGTGCGCGATCTGCCGAAGAAGAGCCTGGGTGTCGACGAGAAGAAGGACTTCAAGCCGACCTACGAGATCCTCCCCGGCCGCAAGAAGGTGATGGACGAGCTGAAGAAGGCGGCCGGGACGGCGGAGAAGGTCTACCTCGCCCCCGACCCCGATCGCGAGGGGGAGGCGATCTGCTGGCACCTGGCCGAGGTCCTGAAGAAAACCAACAAGAACCTGCACCGCGTCATGTTCAACGAGATCACCAAGCGCGCGGTCCAGCACGGCATGGACCACCCGCAGAAGATCGACTCCAACAAGGTCGACGCGCAGCAGGCGCGGCGGATTCTCGATCGCCTGGTGGGCTACAAGGTGAGCCCGCTCCTGTGGGACAAGGTGCGGCGGGGCCTGTCGGCCGGGCGCGTGCAGTCCGTGGCCCTGCGCATCGTGGTCGAGCGCGAGCGCGAGATCCAGGCGTTCAAGCCGGAGGAGTACTGGACGCTGGGCGCGCTGCTCGAGGCCAAGGAGCCGCCCCCGTTCGAGGCGCGCCTCGCGAAGATCGGCGACAGGAAGGCCGACCTCAAGACCCAGGCCGAGACCGACGCCACGGTCGCCTCGCTCAAGGGGGCGGACTTCGTCGTCCGCTCGGTCGAGTCGAAGGAAAAGAAGAAGAACCCGGTCCCCCCCTTCATCACGAGCAAGCTCCAGCAGGACGCTTCCCGCAAGCTCGGCTTCACCGTCCGCAAGACGATGACCCTGGCCCAGCGCCTGTACGAAGGAATGGACCTCGGAGACCTCGGCACCGTCGGTCTCATCACCTACATGAGGACCGACTCGACCCGCATCGCCCCCGAGGCGATGCAGGAGGTGCGCGATTACATCGTCAAGGCGCACGGCCCCGAGTTCCTGCCCGAGGAGCCGCGCTACTTCAAGACAGCCAAGATGACCCAGGGGGCGCACGAGGCGATCCGCCCGACCTCGATGGACCTGACCCCCGACCTCGTGAAGAAATACCTCCAGAAGGACGAGTTCCTGCTCTACAGCCTGATCTGGAACCGCTTCGTCGCCTCGCAGATGAAGCAGGCCGTGTTCGACGTGACCACCGCCGACATCGAGGCCGGGCCGTGCGTGTTCCGCGCCACCGGATCGACCATGAAGTTCGCCGGCTACCTGGCGGTCTACCAGGACATCGTCGAGAAGAGCCGCAAGGACTCGCCGGACGCCCCGGAGGAGGACGACGCGTCCCGGGCCCTGCCGCCTCTGGCGGAGGGGGAACGGCTCAAGCTCCAGAAGCTTGACCCGAAGCAGCACTTCACGCAGCCGCCCCCCCGCTTCACCGAGGCGTCCCTGGTGAAGGAGATGGAGGAGAACGGCATCGGCCGCCCCTCGACCTACGCCACCATCCTGTCAACCCTGCAGACGCGCGATTATGTGGAGAAGGTCGAAGGGAAGTTCGTCCCGACCGAGCTCGGGCTGACGGTGACCGATCTCCTGGTGCAGCACTTCGCGGACATCCTCGACGTCAAGTACACCGCCCGGATGGAGGAGGAGCTCGACGAGATCGAGGAGGGCCGGCTGGACTACGTGGACGCCCTGAAGGGGTTCAACAAGCAGTTCAGCAAGGACCTCAAGGCGGCCACCGCCAACATGGAAAACATCAAGAAGATGGAGGAGCCGACCGACCGCACCTGCGAGAAGTGCGGCAAGCCGATGGTGATCAAGTGGGGCCGCTACGGGCGCTTCATGGCCTGCTCCGGCTACCCGGACTGCAAGAACACGCAGGAGATCACCACCGTCGTCAATGGCAACGGCGGCAAGGCGGGGACCGCGGCGGGCGGCGCCGTCGAGACTCCGGCCATCCCCGAGGTCCACGGCACCTGCGAGAAGTGCGGCTCGGCGATGGTCCTGCGCAAGGGGCGCTTCGGGCCGTTCATCGCCTGCTCCGCCTACCCGAAGTGCCGCAACACGAAGAAGATCGCCATGGACCGGGAAGGGAAGATCACGGTCACCAAGAAGCCGGATCGGATCCTCGAGGAGAAATGCCCGCAGTGCGGGAAGCCCCTCGCCGTCAAGGACGGCCGCTTCGGCGAATTCACCGCCTGCTCGAACTACCCCGAGTGCAAGTACATCAAGCTGAAGGAGGTCGGCCTCGACTGCCCGCGTGACGGGTGCGGCGGCCGGATCGTCGAACGGCGCTCGCGCCGCGGGCGGGTCTTCTTCGGCTGCAACAACTACCCCAAGTGCGATTTCGTGACCTGGTACCGCCCCGTGGCCGAGCGCTGCCCCTCGTGCGGCAACCCCTACGTCCTCGAGAAGATCACCAAGAAGGACGGCACCACCCTGTTCTGCGATCACGAGGGGTGCGGCTACAAGAAGGCCGTCAACTCCTGA